A region from the Algoriphagus machipongonensis genome encodes:
- a CDS encoding sigma-70 family RNA polymerase sigma factor — protein MSEVQRRKYSQEEKNTIFDGEFMPHIDSMYNFAYRLTFDEDDAKDLVQDTYLKAYRFVNSFEQGTNAKAWLFRILKNSFINEYRKKSKQPAKVDYQEVETYYNSDDVQYQSTSDLRAESVKDMLGDEISNALNSLAVDFRTVIILCDLEGFTYEEMAKILDIPIGTVRSRLHRARNLLKEKLKGYAQNMGYDTDEEEAI, from the coding sequence ATGTCGGAAGTACAGCGAAGGAAATATTCTCAGGAAGAGAAAAACACCATCTTCGATGGAGAGTTTATGCCACACATAGACTCCATGTATAATTTTGCCTATCGACTCACATTTGATGAGGACGATGCGAAAGATTTGGTGCAGGATACATATCTCAAGGCCTATAGATTTGTGAACTCTTTTGAGCAGGGAACAAATGCCAAGGCATGGCTGTTTAGGATCCTGAAAAACAGCTTCATCAATGAATATAGGAAGAAAAGTAAACAGCCTGCTAAGGTAGATTATCAGGAAGTTGAAACTTATTACAACTCAGATGATGTTCAGTATCAAAGTACTTCTGATCTCAGAGCGGAATCTGTTAAAGATATGCTGGGCGATGAGATCTCCAATGCATTGAATAGCCTGGCAGTTGATTTTCGTACTGTGATTATCCTTTGTGACTTAGAGGGATTCACATACGAAGAAATGGCAAAGATTTTGGATATTCCGATTGGAACCGTTCGTTCGAGGCTTCACAGAGCAAGGAATTTACTAAAAGAGAAGCTAAAAGGATATGCCCAAAATATGGGCTACGATACGGACGAAGAGGAGGCAATATAA
- a CDS encoding lysophospholipid acyltransferase family protein has translation MFFFKLLSRLPLFVLYWITDLLYLVARYVIRYRKKVIDENLYYAFPELSEVERKKIRNRFYRNFTDTFAETIKILTISEEEFRRRFIIVNQEGLDAPVKQGVSSLMVTGHIFNWEMGVVGTNLYSEVPIETVYLKVNNPFFNNLIKEIRTRFGGYVTEKKEFRRAMLTLGRDPRIVLLGSDQRPPASENRYKRNFLNRPAVFFEGAEVLSKKMNLHVHYGKLKKVKRGYYHYEFIPLAQPPYDSHEPHSITDTFCKMLEDNIREQPDMYLWSHKRWKI, from the coding sequence ATGTTTTTCTTCAAGCTGCTTTCCAGACTTCCCCTTTTTGTTCTTTATTGGATTACAGATCTGCTGTACTTAGTTGCGAGATATGTGATTCGATATAGAAAGAAAGTGATTGATGAAAACCTTTATTATGCATTTCCCGAACTTTCTGAGGTAGAGCGAAAAAAGATCCGAAACCGATTTTATAGGAACTTTACTGACACATTTGCCGAAACCATCAAAATCCTGACAATTTCGGAAGAGGAATTTCGCCGCAGGTTCATTATTGTCAATCAGGAAGGGCTAGATGCTCCGGTAAAACAAGGGGTCAGCTCATTGATGGTTACCGGACATATTTTCAATTGGGAAATGGGTGTAGTCGGAACTAATCTATACTCTGAAGTTCCAATAGAAACTGTCTACTTAAAAGTGAACAATCCTTTCTTTAATAACCTTATTAAAGAAATTCGGACACGGTTTGGCGGATATGTGACAGAAAAGAAAGAGTTTAGAAGAGCCATGCTTACCTTAGGCAGAGATCCTAGAATTGTTCTCCTGGGATCTGATCAGCGACCTCCAGCTTCTGAAAATCGATACAAAAGAAATTTCTTGAATCGACCAGCAGTATTCTTTGAAGGTGCTGAGGTGCTTTCTAAGAAAATGAACTTGCATGTTCATTACGGGAAATTAAAAAAGGTGAAAAGAGGTTATTATCACTATGAGTTTATACCTCTGGCACAGCCTCCTTACGATTCCCATGAACCTCACAGTATCACAGATACTTTTTGCAAAATGCTAGAGGATAATATTAGAGAACAGCCAGACATGTACCTCTGGAGCCATAAGAGATGGAAAATTTAA
- a CDS encoding bifunctional alpha,alpha-trehalose-phosphate synthase (UDP-forming)/trehalose-phosphatase, translating into MAKTIIVSNRLPISLRHRNGKFEFKPSAGGLATGLDSIYKSGENIWIGWPGNTVDDAEQRAEIIIELHALKMAPVFLSKEDVEQFYEGFSNETLWPAFHYFTQYMIYNPDHWDAYVRVNQKFCEAIVKKADPDDTIWIHDYQLMLLPQMLREILPEATIAFFQHIPFPSYEIIRMIPWRKEILEGVCGADLIGFHTYDDMRHFLSAVGRITGMSGQSGYIQAENRIINVDSFPMGIDYHKFAKQAKSRKTQNIVKDFRQKVGDQKLLLTIDRLDYSKGIPQRIHVFDQLLQQHKELRGKVSMIMVVVPSRDRVQSYKELKEEIDLLVGRINSEYSTLDWVPVHYFYRSFPFEELSAFYSMSDVALVTPLRDGMNLVCKEFVASKTNQTGVLILSEMAGASKELQDAILVNPNDRQGVVDAIYEGLSMKESEQKLRIKAMQESLKKYDVFQWVKVFMDRVEHVKEKQAELTSKDVDAKVLNEIQSSFKKATNPIFFLDYDGTLTGFTANPQDAVPDAELKKLVKDLSSKAQVVIISGRDKDTLGKWFKGQNIDMIAEHGVWVHRKGQKTDWELYAEIDDTWKDDIRNVMEYYVLRTPGAFIEEKHHSLVWHYRKVESGLGDLRMRELFSHLKYMARGHNLQVLEGNMVLEIKRPDINKGRAATSLMKGHEFDFVLAIGDDWTDEDTFKAMPKNAYSIRVGYAYTQANYNIKSFKQVRQLLHKLTQ; encoded by the coding sequence ATGGCAAAAACCATAATTGTATCAAACCGACTGCCGATCAGTTTACGGCACCGCAATGGAAAATTTGAATTTAAACCTAGTGCAGGAGGCCTTGCTACCGGTCTAGACTCTATCTACAAATCAGGAGAAAATATTTGGATAGGTTGGCCTGGCAATACCGTGGATGACGCGGAACAAAGAGCTGAGATCATCATCGAGTTGCATGCCTTGAAAATGGCACCTGTTTTTCTCTCGAAAGAAGATGTAGAACAATTTTATGAAGGCTTTAGCAATGAAACGCTATGGCCTGCCTTTCACTACTTTACCCAATACATGATTTACAATCCCGATCACTGGGATGCCTATGTGCGGGTCAACCAAAAGTTCTGTGAGGCAATAGTCAAAAAAGCAGATCCGGATGACACCATCTGGATACATGACTATCAACTCATGTTGCTTCCGCAAATGCTTAGGGAAATACTCCCTGAGGCAACTATCGCTTTCTTCCAACATATCCCATTCCCATCCTACGAGATCATCCGTATGATCCCTTGGAGAAAGGAAATTCTGGAAGGTGTTTGTGGAGCTGATTTGATAGGTTTTCACACCTATGATGACATGCGCCACTTCTTAAGTGCCGTGGGTAGGATCACAGGGATGTCTGGCCAAAGTGGCTACATACAAGCAGAAAACCGAATCATCAACGTGGATTCTTTCCCAATGGGAATAGACTACCATAAATTTGCCAAGCAAGCAAAAAGCCGTAAAACGCAAAATATCGTCAAGGACTTTAGGCAAAAAGTCGGAGATCAAAAACTTCTTCTCACCATTGATAGGCTGGATTACTCTAAAGGTATCCCCCAAAGAATCCATGTCTTTGACCAATTACTTCAGCAGCATAAAGAACTTCGAGGAAAGGTCTCCATGATCATGGTCGTAGTTCCTTCCCGAGACAGAGTACAATCCTATAAAGAACTCAAAGAAGAAATTGACTTACTGGTCGGAAGAATAAACAGTGAATACTCCACGCTGGATTGGGTTCCTGTACATTATTTCTATAGAAGTTTCCCATTTGAAGAACTGAGTGCTTTCTACAGCATGTCTGACGTGGCATTGGTTACGCCTCTTCGAGATGGTATGAACCTCGTTTGTAAGGAATTTGTAGCGAGTAAAACCAACCAGACGGGAGTCCTGATTTTATCAGAGATGGCAGGAGCCTCCAAGGAACTTCAGGATGCAATTCTTGTCAACCCTAATGACCGACAAGGAGTAGTAGATGCTATCTACGAGGGCCTTTCCATGAAGGAGAGTGAGCAAAAACTGCGGATCAAGGCCATGCAGGAAAGCCTCAAAAAATACGATGTTTTCCAGTGGGTAAAAGTGTTTATGGATCGCGTGGAGCATGTCAAGGAAAAGCAGGCGGAACTTACCTCTAAGGATGTTGACGCAAAAGTTCTCAATGAAATCCAAAGCAGTTTCAAGAAAGCGACCAATCCTATTTTCTTCCTTGATTACGATGGTACCCTGACCGGTTTTACTGCAAACCCACAAGATGCCGTACCAGATGCTGAATTGAAGAAACTCGTTAAAGATCTAAGCTCAAAAGCTCAGGTAGTGATTATCTCGGGAAGAGATAAAGACACTCTTGGCAAATGGTTTAAAGGGCAAAATATTGACATGATAGCCGAACATGGAGTTTGGGTTCATCGAAAAGGTCAAAAAACTGACTGGGAATTATATGCAGAAATAGATGACACCTGGAAAGATGATATCCGAAATGTCATGGAATATTATGTTTTAAGAACTCCAGGAGCCTTTATCGAAGAAAAGCACCATTCTCTAGTATGGCACTATCGAAAAGTGGAAAGCGGATTGGGTGATTTGAGGATGCGAGAGCTTTTCAGTCACCTGAAATACATGGCCAGAGGTCATAATCTCCAAGTATTGGAAGGAAATATGGTATTGGAAATCAAGAGACCTGATATCAATAAAGGTAGAGCTGCTACCTCCCTAATGAAAGGCCATGAGTTTGATTTTGTATTAGCAATCGGTGATGACTGGACGGATGAAGATACCTTTAAAGCCATGCCTAAGAATGCTTATTCCATTCGAGTTGGCTATGCTTACACACAGGCTAATTACAATATCAAGTCATTCAAACAAGTCAGACAGCTATTACATAAGCTGACTCAATAA
- the gmk gene encoding guanylate kinase — MTHGKAIIFSAPSGSGKTSLVRHLIQKIPNLGFSISACTRDKRGRHEVHGKDYYFLSQEQFKKHIDQDDFIEWEEVYAGNFYGTLKEEIQRIWDSGKAVIFDVDVKGGLALKKYFGDQALAIFVKVPSLEVLKTRLSDRGTETEESLSRRIYKAEFESKFEPQFDVTIVNDDFAVSSAEAEKLVEDFLAKKK, encoded by the coding sequence ATGACCCACGGCAAAGCCATTATTTTTTCCGCACCCTCGGGTTCGGGAAAAACCTCATTAGTCAGACATCTGATTCAAAAAATCCCAAATTTGGGATTTTCTATTTCTGCCTGTACCCGAGATAAAAGAGGAAGGCATGAAGTACATGGCAAAGACTATTATTTTTTAAGCCAAGAGCAATTTAAAAAGCATATTGATCAAGACGACTTCATCGAATGGGAGGAAGTTTATGCAGGGAATTTTTATGGAACCCTGAAAGAAGAAATTCAGCGTATTTGGGATTCTGGTAAAGCCGTAATTTTTGATGTGGATGTCAAAGGCGGTTTGGCTTTGAAAAAATACTTTGGAGACCAGGCTTTGGCGATTTTTGTGAAAGTGCCCTCCTTAGAGGTTTTGAAAACTAGGTTGAGTGACCGGGGTACAGAGACTGAGGAATCCCTATCCAGAAGAATATATAAAGCGGAATTTGAATCAAAATTCGAACCGCAGTTTGATGTGACCATCGTCAATGACGACTTCGCTGTATCCTCTGCCGAAGCTGAAAAATTGGTCGAAGATTTTTTAGCCAAAAAAAAGTGA
- a CDS encoding glycoside hydrolase family 15 protein gives MKKHTYGSGLIGNCAYIAHVEEDTNISWLCLPRFDSDFIFGGMLDREKGGQFTILPEKGKFESTQVYRENTNILETTVTYGENSYKVTDFAPRFKNFDRYYRPLMLIRKIESVKGGPHVKIKCEPVSDYGRMKLTPSLGSNHIRYMGIEQELRLTTNAPMSYIMDEKAFALHRPIYLVFTYGRPLEAPIETTSERFLHATTAYWQEWVKSTSISNFHQKLVLRSALILKIHQYEDTGAIIAASTTSLPESPGSTRNWDYRYCWIRDTYYTLTCFNSLGHFEELEKYFEFIHNLILGEDGRYQPLYSITGNSLLTEEISELDGYLGNKPVRFGNQAYTHIQNDLYGQVLVSLLPLYSDQRFTEEERSSSRPMILNLLDKIEATMNEKDAGLWEFRNLAQEHCYTFLFHWAGACAAAKIGIRLKSDKMYQKAIYLRDEAAKKIESCYLPDRKAYGQAVNSKYMDASTLQLITMGYFGDDLERANNHLKALEEDLLAKDFLFYRYKHMDDFGVPETTFLICAFWYIEALACVGRLNEAVEGFETLTKYCNHLHLFSEDVDQKTGSQWGNFPQAYSHVGLMNAAFRIGKKLDQPNFL, from the coding sequence ATGAAAAAACATACCTACGGAAGTGGACTGATTGGCAATTGTGCTTATATCGCCCACGTAGAAGAAGATACTAATATCTCATGGCTTTGTCTCCCTAGATTCGACTCAGACTTTATTTTTGGGGGCATGTTGGATCGAGAAAAAGGTGGACAGTTTACCATCTTACCTGAGAAAGGCAAATTTGAATCTACACAAGTATACCGGGAGAATACCAATATTTTAGAGACGACGGTAACTTATGGGGAAAACAGCTATAAAGTAACTGATTTTGCTCCGCGGTTTAAGAATTTTGACAGGTATTATAGGCCATTGATGCTAATCCGTAAAATTGAGTCAGTTAAGGGTGGACCACATGTCAAGATCAAATGCGAACCTGTATCGGATTATGGAAGGATGAAATTAACTCCTAGCCTCGGGAGTAACCATATTCGGTACATGGGGATTGAACAGGAATTGCGACTGACAACGAATGCTCCCATGAGCTATATCATGGATGAGAAGGCTTTTGCACTGCATCGCCCTATTTATCTGGTCTTTACCTATGGCAGACCTTTAGAAGCTCCTATTGAGACTACTTCTGAGCGTTTTCTCCATGCTACTACCGCTTACTGGCAGGAATGGGTGAAGTCTACCAGTATTTCCAATTTCCATCAGAAATTGGTTTTAAGGTCAGCTCTCATATTGAAGATACACCAATACGAGGATACCGGAGCAATTATCGCCGCTTCTACTACCAGTTTGCCAGAATCTCCAGGATCTACCCGAAATTGGGATTATCGCTATTGCTGGATTCGTGATACCTATTATACATTGACCTGCTTTAATAGCTTGGGTCACTTTGAGGAATTAGAGAAATACTTTGAATTTATCCACAACTTAATACTCGGTGAGGATGGGCGTTACCAGCCCTTGTACTCGATTACTGGGAATTCTCTTTTGACTGAGGAAATATCAGAGTTAGATGGATATCTTGGGAATAAACCTGTTCGCTTTGGAAATCAGGCTTATACTCATATTCAAAATGACCTGTATGGGCAGGTTTTGGTTTCCTTATTGCCTCTTTATTCTGATCAACGATTTACCGAGGAAGAAAGAAGTAGCTCCCGACCCATGATTTTGAATTTGCTAGATAAAATCGAAGCGACGATGAATGAAAAGGACGCGGGGCTTTGGGAATTTAGAAACTTGGCTCAGGAGCATTGTTATACATTCCTCTTTCACTGGGCTGGTGCTTGTGCTGCCGCAAAAATTGGGATTCGCCTGAAAAGTGATAAAATGTACCAAAAGGCGATTTATTTGCGAGATGAAGCTGCTAAGAAAATTGAGTCCTGTTATCTGCCAGACCGTAAAGCCTATGGTCAGGCTGTAAACTCTAAATACATGGATGCCTCCACATTACAACTGATTACTATGGGGTATTTTGGAGATGATCTTGAGCGTGCAAATAATCACTTAAAAGCTTTGGAAGAAGATTTGTTGGCAAAGGATTTCTTATTCTACAGATACAAGCACATGGATGATTTTGGCGTTCCAGAGACTACCTTCCTGATTTGTGCATTTTGGTATATTGAGGCTTTGGCTTGCGTAGGAAGATTAAATGAGGCTGTAGAAGGATTTGAAACTTTGACGAAGTATTGCAATCACCTTCATTTGTTCTCAGAAGATGTTGATCAAAAAACAGGAAGCCAATGGGGGAATTTTCCACAAGCTTATTCCCACGTAGGTTTGATGAATGCTGCTTTCCGAATTGGGAAAAAGCTGGATCAGCCTAACTTCCTTTAA
- the nadD gene encoding nicotinate (nicotinamide) nucleotide adenylyltransferase yields the protein MKIGLYFGSFNPIHIGHLIIADTLHDRTDLDQVWFVVSPQNPLKKRQSLIHEFDRLRMVELAIEDNFHFRASDVEFSMPKPSYTIDTLAYLTDQYPQHQFCLFLGSDNLTQLKRWKNYQMILDNYEIFVYPRPGESKTFEHPKIQLIDAPLLDISATFIRKSILAGKSVKYLLPDGVADYIRDKKLYQ from the coding sequence GTGAAAATCGGACTCTATTTCGGTTCCTTTAATCCCATTCACATTGGGCATTTGATCATTGCTGATACGCTGCATGATCGGACCGATTTAGACCAGGTTTGGTTTGTGGTCAGTCCCCAAAATCCTTTAAAAAAACGTCAGTCCCTCATTCACGAATTTGACAGGTTGCGGATGGTGGAATTAGCGATAGAGGATAATTTCCATTTCAGAGCTTCGGATGTGGAGTTTTCTATGCCAAAACCAAGCTATACTATTGACACGCTGGCTTATCTAACAGATCAATACCCGCAGCATCAGTTTTGCTTGTTTTTAGGTTCGGATAACCTGACGCAGCTTAAGCGCTGGAAAAATTACCAGATGATTTTGGACAATTATGAGATTTTTGTTTATCCACGCCCCGGAGAATCCAAAACATTTGAGCACCCAAAAATCCAGCTGATCGATGCCCCTTTATTGGATATCTCAGCAACTTTTATCCGAAAATCAATTCTTGCTGGGAAGTCCGTCAAATACCTCCTTCCTGATGGAGTAGCAGATTATATCCGGGATAAGAAGTTGTATCAGTAG
- a CDS encoding 6-bladed beta-propeller has protein sequence MKKLQFFILVIFISSCQKPKQEGIITIPTESAKEKNVSNLVEEVSFYPLFGELGQVPYGVEKIVLTEELILLGDFNFSQSLFAFNRANGKAITVPIQKGEGPMEVREVDDFWVDGDLIYVLDGIGRKILPISYSNLELILKTPIQLEIPVRRFAKTKDGFVGLTGGGQENELAFFDQNGKLISTHFPHSISYLMLPLNPFQKIPKADGFQIVFHSNFDPVFYDVGEGFLATYDTLRYKGEAIKVPEKTDFVMDLEGFEQYRGTLKDQPSLFMVFESSADQSILLYSLKNETNFALFWGDQHISYPSKNLINDLTFDYNIGMPIAMGASESKFLTTIHKEHVNQEDPEFEGSKLQKAILSNPEVEVFLMEFRLKTNTKL, from the coding sequence ATGAAAAAATTACAATTTTTTATTTTAGTAATTTTTATTAGCTCTTGTCAAAAACCAAAACAAGAGGGAATTATCACCATCCCCACTGAAAGTGCAAAAGAAAAAAATGTTTCAAATTTGGTGGAGGAAGTCTCTTTTTATCCTCTTTTCGGTGAACTAGGGCAGGTTCCTTATGGAGTTGAAAAAATAGTTTTAACTGAAGAGCTTATCCTACTTGGTGATTTCAACTTTTCCCAATCACTTTTTGCATTTAATAGAGCGAATGGAAAAGCTATTACGGTACCTATTCAAAAGGGTGAAGGACCAATGGAAGTAAGAGAAGTAGATGACTTTTGGGTAGACGGTGACTTAATTTATGTTTTGGATGGAATAGGAAGAAAAATTCTTCCCATATCTTATTCAAATCTTGAACTTATTCTCAAAACACCTATTCAATTAGAAATTCCTGTCAGAAGATTTGCCAAGACAAAAGATGGATTTGTTGGCTTGACGGGAGGCGGACAGGAAAATGAATTAGCATTCTTTGATCAAAATGGAAAATTGATCTCAACGCATTTTCCCCATTCAATTTCCTATTTAATGCTTCCGTTAAATCCATTCCAAAAAATCCCAAAGGCCGATGGATTTCAAATTGTTTTTCATTCCAATTTTGATCCTGTTTTTTATGATGTGGGAGAAGGGTTTTTGGCCACTTATGACACTTTAAGATATAAAGGTGAAGCAATTAAAGTTCCTGAAAAAACTGATTTTGTTATGGATTTGGAAGGGTTTGAACAATACCGTGGAACTTTAAAAGATCAACCTTCTCTGTTCATGGTTTTTGAAAGTTCTGCAGACCAATCCATCTTATTGTATTCCCTTAAAAATGAAACCAACTTTGCTTTATTTTGGGGTGATCAGCATATTTCATATCCATCAAAGAACTTGATAAATGATTTAACTTTTGATTATAACATAGGGATGCCAATTGCGATGGGTGCCTCTGAATCAAAATTTTTAACTACCATCCACAAAGAGCATGTCAATCAAGAGGATCCCGAATTTGAAGGGTCCAAATTGCAAAAAGCAATACTTAGTAATCCAGAAGTTGAAGTTTTTCTCATGGAATTTCGTTTGAAGACTAACACTAAATTATAG
- a CDS encoding N-acetylmuramoyl-L-alanine amidase — MNYDRITSAFFLICVSLLIVSCASNPYKKINKEYEKNVKDVSAAYLEIPKTKEELNYDTLSITDEWVGTTNFSIRRPNFVIIHHTAQDSLEQTIRTFTLPRTQVSSHYVIAKDGTIVQMLNDYLRSWHAGRGKWGSVTDLNSVSIGIELDNNGFEPFPEAQIESLLILCKRLKWKYGIPTANFIGHSDIAPSRKVDPNRFFPWDQLAMEGYGFWYDVDEVFPVINPKDDQTSIPLENTDTLLKDSFDPIMALRIIGYDVSVPSNAIQSFKLHFVQGEEFSTELTELDLRILKNLYKKYL, encoded by the coding sequence ATGAATTACGATAGAATTACATCTGCCTTCTTCTTGATCTGCGTGTCTCTGCTTATTGTTTCCTGCGCATCAAATCCATACAAGAAGATCAATAAAGAGTATGAGAAAAATGTCAAAGATGTTTCTGCAGCTTATTTGGAGATTCCTAAAACCAAAGAGGAACTTAATTATGACACGCTTAGCATCACGGATGAGTGGGTAGGAACCACCAATTTCAGTATCAGAAGACCGAATTTTGTGATCATCCACCATACAGCCCAGGATTCACTGGAGCAAACCATCAGGACTTTTACCCTGCCACGAACTCAAGTGAGTTCTCATTATGTAATAGCAAAAGATGGTACGATCGTACAAATGCTCAATGATTATCTTAGGTCCTGGCATGCCGGAAGAGGGAAATGGGGAAGTGTAACTGATTTGAATTCAGTTTCTATAGGTATTGAGCTAGATAATAATGGATTTGAACCCTTCCCTGAAGCACAGATCGAAAGCCTACTTATTCTCTGTAAAAGATTAAAATGGAAGTATGGCATTCCTACAGCTAATTTTATTGGGCACTCCGATATTGCTCCTTCACGAAAGGTAGATCCCAACCGGTTTTTCCCTTGGGATCAACTTGCCATGGAAGGATATGGTTTTTGGTATGATGTCGATGAAGTATTTCCTGTGATCAACCCAAAGGATGATCAAACTTCCATTCCATTAGAAAATACAGACACTCTATTAAAAGATAGTTTTGATCCTATCATGGCTTTGAGAATCATAGGATATGACGTAAGTGTTCCTAGCAATGCCATTCAATCTTTTAAACTTCACTTTGTGCAAGGGGAGGAGTTTAGTACAGAATTGACGGAGTTAGATCTGAGGATTTTGAAAAATCTATATAAAAAATACCTGTAA